AAATGTGATTGGGTTTTTATTTGTCAACAGCAAAGACACTTACAGGCCACTGTATTAAAGCAACCTGATACACCTATAGTCTATACTACATTCCACCTGAAGGTTTCTGGTCAATGAACCACTCTGTTTGCTCTTGAGTGTATTTGTACATTCCAGCAGATGAACATGAGCTAGTATTACACAATGCTGGATTTTTTCTGGGCAGATTAGTTTCACTTCTTTCTTTTCACATCCACTGTTCACTGCCTTCTCACTTTCCGACATCCATTTATCACGACAGtttaaagtgtaattccggcaaaaattgaccccagggtgtttttctgcattaaaacacttaaaataagccgtggagacagtatttttcattgatcaaccactacagagcttagCCCGGTATATGCTACAACCCCAACTCGCCAACAGTGGATTAGCTAGGGGCAGTGAGCCaaacgcttcccaaatagcatttttgaaccaaacctcgtcagtagctccctcagggtccctacacataataataaaataataataatacgttttatttatatagcgcctttctcagactcaaggtcactttacaaagtcaacacaaataaagcaagacaacacaaaaacaaacagacagtaaAAAAAAGGGCAATTGCGATGAGTCAAGTGGTGGCAGAAGGTGAAAAGGGTTCCTGAAACAGAAAGGTCTCGAGGTgagctttgaagaaaggaacaTAAAACGAAGCATCAGCAACGTAGCTAACTAGgttgttggtgcttcgttttatgACCAACCATAGATATGTAAGCAACGGTGACTAGTCATTCATGTCAACTGAGCTCGCTTcgtttgatttttttcacagcaaaagatagatagatagctagctactttattgatccccaagggaaaattcaagcacaccacacaaaacaacataaacataaacaggatgataaaaaaaaaacaaatccactAAAGATACTAGAACAAGGATCCACatgaatgtactgtactgtataagcATGAATGATCAAcatgaatgtaatgtaatgtataagcatgaggcacttgcagtgacagggcagggactgaaccTGTGATTTAATATGCCGTGGTAAGGTGCTCAGTaaggtgtgtgtcatggtggtagtgcaaataagtccaacagtgcaaacAGTGCAGGGTTAAAGTCTAGCGACCAGcaataaatatggacaatataaGAGACCAGTATTGACAATATAATAAGAAAATATATAACAGTTATAGTATAATTATATGGACAAAATGgagaaaaatgtaaacatagttATATAAGAATTatagcagcagtgcaaggatagctttgcagtaggctatcagccattggtcaagtatgatGTGATGTTAGACCACAGTCCAGactgggagatggagggagggctTGTACATGGGCTATGGTGCCTCTGTTGAAGGTGTTGAGGGCAAGAGTTGGTAGAGTGGCCTGCTTGAGCCTCCCACTGTTTGGTTTTAAAAGAAATAGTCCTGCAATGTGGGGAAAGGAGCCTGTAGCCACATTCTAACTTCCAAGAACCAGTTTTTCCTGTTTCATTGTGTataatgcagtttttttttttttaagttaccGTGCTGTCAATATAGAACAGACGGGATAGCAACATCTAGACGTATAGCTCCTCTAgcaacaggttttttttttgcaatggtgcaaactcaaccacctACACCTCAACATTGCAAAGATCAAGGAGACGGTGCTGGATTTCCggaggtctaagcccgctctgctgccAGTCACCATTGAGGGGGttaatgtggaggtggtaaacacTTACAAGTATCTGGGGATACATCTGGACAATAAACCAGACTGGTCAGTCAAcactgaagcactctacaagaaagggcaggacaggctgtacttcctgaggaggctgcggtccttcaacgtctgcagcaagctcctctggATGTTctagtctgttgttgccagcgtggtatgctgtggtatgctggggaggaagcactaaGAAGAGGGATGCTAGGCGAcaagacaggctggtaaggaaagctggctctgtcttgggagctgaactggagtgcatcacttcaatatcagacaaaaggaccctgaacaaactaatcaacatcttggacaatgactgtcatccactccacagcactattataaAACAGAAGAGCTTGACCAGTTGGAGACTACggtcactgccatgcacaactgacagactgtcatttgtccccagggccatacaactcttcaatgcttcacttaaaaGAAGAGGAGAGTTAGACTTCTCTGCATTGTGTGATTagagtgggtggtggggggggggggtgatgaaaTGGTATGTGTATGGGGGAGGGGATTAGTGCGTGTGTTTGGtatggtgtaatggtgtgtaaatgtgtgtgtgtgggggggtgtaattgtgtgtgtgtgtgcaggcccatcgctagaaggcaagcaaaccaagcaattgtttggggccccgagctggccaggggccccaagacaacgactggtttaaaataaaatgcaacgacaaactgtgagcgctgctttgatagtcaatgcagtaaagtgcaacgacactgttaccggcaataccgggatccccctcaagggggcccctctcagtagtcgctgacagcagccagccagccaggtttgtggtctctgctgctgccgcgaaaatataaaacctcggcagtcataatgaagcgAGTTATGCCTCTGGAagccagaagagaaaggaagaggatgataagaaaaaacaagatagtggtaagtgataaattacactggataaaatagctctacttgtcttgtacaaatggtgtaatgtcgcagcaggaaggctagcctagcaaaaaatgtttatgttaactacctgcctgaaggcccatgctgcttgtaacaaactagaacagttatcgcaacgtttttttttcgaacggaatatggttacatactgtaatatgtttattaacgggataaggaagacgcagatctgttccagaatcactgtttatcgtatttaatgacattacattacataacctattacattgctatagctttgtaataggttttgatgaaagtggcatagcttctctgctatactaactattcgaccgtgataatctatttaccaaatgggggttaggagaaccacacgataaattctgtgcatcaaagcagactggaacattcatgtctagtagtattcatgcacgccagctgtttactgtctttaaagcatcaggtgcgtctgtctaatcctcaaacagcagaatgcttaaatgctatgttaagctacagTACAAGTAGacctaggtcaatgtataacattagcttgggatgtttttacagtaagcattggtagttgtgaaagcagctgcatcccttctaaatatcaaaatatggaaatgctaacatatcttttctttctccctcaaggtgctttgcttaaatttctcagccctcaggctcttcctaaggatacctccactgatgaagatggcctgaaaggttaatcttgtgtgtgtgtgtgtgtgtgtgtgtgtacttgtatttaTGTTGGATTTTTAAATTGCTATAAAACCTGCACTTTTTATAGTTTGAACAATGCATCCTTTTTCTGCataagatggcagtgttttattttctcactttgtgagaactgaaaaatgttaatgtgagtgtgtgtgttttaagtatgttggatttagttattgtgcacttttttacatttatattggattttatggtacggtggtgtttttgcaaatgttcaaaactaatgcacagtatatatgtatgcaactgcagtattgcactgtcaaaattttgtatttatataaactgtgggtgaacttaaactgtatggctatggggtggttcctgtaggctttgcgCTTGGGGGggctccatgtccattttgcttggggtccccaaattccttgaaacggccctgtgtgtgtgtgagaggggggttatggtgtgtgagagtgtgggggTGTAcctgtatgtgggggggggggggcaagtgACATGGTTGCTCCACTCTATTATaaacagaataccagctgagatcagttgcattgttttttttaatcatggcagcagttttcagattacattatgtgcttacataattgcaaaagggtcctcgactgttgtagaaagaaatggctgatctttaatgcaatatctacattgcccattatcagcaaccattcatccaatgttccaaaggcacattctgtttactgaTCTAATTTttaaaggctaactgagaaccTTGCAAACATTATCCTATAAAACCCCTTATAAATTCCCTACTTTAGACCTTAAAAACCCTTCTATGATTAAGTAGTTTTTAAGTACAAAAGCAAGTACAGAGcaagctctgttttgtttgaaaatcaacagaagtgacgttacccagcatcgcttagagcagtggttctcaaatgggggtacgcatacccctgggggtacgtgaaggcactccagggggtacgtgagacctgtcaatcactgtcaaaactcaaacgatggagtcgtggttgaagctAGTGATGCTACAgtgcacagtgctctgttttaagtattttttttccaactaaaaatgcttcgcgctggttagggggttcttggctgaaaaaatatttcacagggggtacatccctgaaaaaaggttgagaaccactggcttagagcacctttaagggaAATTTGAGTACGCCTACATCACGTTTCGTAGTAGATTGCGGATGCATggtgtttttaaacattgctTCAAATCCCAGCAAAGTCAGCTGAGGGGGAAACGAAAGTAGCCATTTTGATGCaagtacattttttttaatcgcaAACGTTTTCTTTATACAATTACTTTTTCATTGATATCTCAAATTGGCATCAATAAGTAGGCAATAGTTATCACACCAATAAACGTCACTCATGGATTCGCTGACAAATTATTTTCTAGACACGTTTGTGATTTACATGCTAGCCATCCCACTCTTCCATGTAACTTTACAATGTATTTTGCAGTGTGCGTTATTTTGGATAAAAATAAACCCTTTTTGTACTCACAGATCAAAGCAACTACAGATGAATGCTCCATCATTCGTTCTTGAACTCCATGCGCACACAGCCTAGAAGTTTATTATGTCTCCATTTCCTGTAAGGCATGTGTACAGACTAGAGACGGCAGCCCATATAAGCCTAAAAGGGTTTGCTAGGAAGCACACTGCCGTCTCCGTGCTTGTGTACAGCTCGTTGTACAGCCCCCGTCGAGAGATCCCATCTCTTGTCTCATAGCAACAAATGTACCGAAATTATCAATCAAGCTAGTAATTCgtgaaaacaaacaagcaaaaaaatatatacttgaAAGCTTTCAGAAGTTTTGGGGGGCCTATGTCAACattaatgcacttttcactgtaTAGCTATCTGACTTATAAGTAAGTAAGCTACAACTCAAAAGCAAGCACATCACAAtgacatttttatttcaaaaatacaACATGAACCAGTGAATTCACGCTGTTTAAAAATCCactttatatatttatacattaaaaatacatttacaaattGAAGTTATAATCAAAACATTCATGGTTAGCTGATAATTAAATGTGACAACAATATTAAAGTATGTCTTTGTATTTATGGTAGCCTACTTTGTTTTCAGTCTCATGTTGTCCTTGTGGCTGTTTCCAGGTGCAACTGTGGGGAAAATGTAGAGTCTCAAATATTTTCATCAACAGAGTTGTCTCAACCTCATGTAATATATCTGaggtaaaaaaaacaacttttccCCACCTCTGACTGAGACCCAGCTTCCAGGTGACCTTATTTTCTCTTCGATCTCACAAACATAGGACCCCTCGTCTTTCTTAGAGATGTTTGGTAGCATGATTGTTCCAGAGGTTTGGTTCGCCACATGTAATCCATCCTTATAGAATGTGGCACTGAGGTTTGATTTGACACTTTTTTCGGCCTAAACAGCGGAGTGTtaatttctctccttctttcaagGGATGCACTGGACTTTCCAGTATCACATTGCCACCTGCACAAGTTCAGAAAAATAGTGAGCATCAGGCTATGGTTCAGATTGACAACTACACATTAAACATAAAGGGGTCTGAACTCTATTCACATATTCATGAACTTTGAGTATTTCCTGTTTACAGGATGAAAATTACAAACACAATTAGTAAAGAGAAGCCATTCCGTCTTTGACCCATAATCTTTTACATGAATCCGgtatattcatatttatttatataaagtgaAACTGGCTCAATCTGATTTTGTTCTGTTCTCTCTTGCAATTCATTCTCAGAGATATTTATTTCAAGTTCTGACTGCCCTATCACTTACTGTGCACGGTTATGTTGACAGCATTGCTGCGTTTCCCAGATTCAGACTGGCACCAGTACACCCCACTGGCTGACAGAGTTAAAGAGCTGATGTTACATGTGGATGGATCCAACATCTGTGATTTCTTATCAAAGGGGCAGTCTGACAGCTCCTTTGATAAAGTGAATCGTCTCACTGACCAAACCGTTGCAGCATCCTGTGCTTTGCAGGCCAGAGTGAGAGGCTCAGATACAAAATGCTGGGATCTGCTGGGAATGACATCAAgccagacagagggagagggacctGGAGGAGTTGAGAACACAGACAGATCAAGGGTGAGCTAGCTCTGTTCACCAGCTATTCTGCCAATAgtccaaatacaacataaaaatatatatatttttaatagatttTATAGTTATGTGTATCTGATTCTTTTCAAAgagctgtagcctattgttgaggtaagacaatacagaAATGAAATAAATCAGTGCATAAGACACCATTGGTcgtttctcatatagcctacaagaataaaataagCCTACATATCACTGAACTCTCTGGGTCTATTTTGTTCCAAGAGTAGACCCAATATGCAGAAACCTAATGGCAacagtctgagtgaatatgaacaaaataagaatcatttgtgcatcgttttagcagcaaggaccaaattattctttaacattaaggaaatcccttcatcaaacgtaaagtaggcctatttgcatTCCCAAACAGCAACGATAGCCTGTGGAGTAGCCTATTGTGTTCCAAACACAGAACTCATGACTTCAATAGCCTATTCACAGACTATTTAAGGTAACAGGCAAATGTTATGTATTATTATCGCCAGACGCTATCACTGGTTACAACAATGTAACAAGTTTGATTAGTAAGTGtttaatttaaaaaacaaaagagtaaaaactgtTAAACAAATGGCCGATGCAGAGCGATCAAGTTATCTTTGAGTGCGAGTTAtcacgtgcttaagttgcagtagatgtatgggcaatgaggtcctttgacaactttgggcaatgaatgtagcccaaaacgaactgcattacccacaaatccgtgccATGTGTagctgaaatgtaatgttttgaAAACGAAAGTGGGATGAACGCACTCTACAGCATTAAAATGTATCGCTGCTTGCAACGTAAacgagagtctgagcgagcagaaacgtttgtgaaccgattcgtaaCAATTAAATCGGGGAAACGACCGGTTCATGTCAGTTTTATTCTGATTATTGTTTATCCAGCTTCTACTCAGCcaagtggggctacatgcccaccaagtttcagaCACTAATATCCTCTTCATCACCTACCTGTTACTGTAAGGAGCCCAGGATGGCTGTACTCAGCGTAAGCGGCCAGCTCTTCTATCTCGGCTCTGCAGACGTAGAGGCCTGAGTGTTCTGGAGCAGAGGAACTGAGAGTGTAGGAGCCTCCAGCTCCTCTGCTGCTGTCTGACAGCAGCTCCACAGAGTATTTAGCCTCACGGAATCGACCACGATTGCTGACCAGAGGTAAACCTTCACTCACTGGAACAGCTTTGTACCAGTGAAACCTCACGCCAGGAAAGGGGGCTCCAACTGAACAGCTTAAAGTCACTACAGATCCTTCAGTCACCCAGTGATTTGGACTGACTTCCAGCCGACTCTTAAAGTCTTCTGTGGCAATCAAGAATGTCAGATGTCAAATATCCATTTCACAGTACTTTGTGTTCTCCGAAAAGGAATGAATGAAAACACAAGAAAGTGTTGAGTATACctttatacatacagtatatatcttATCACAAGTCAGTACTTCAGTACTTATTTGACCACAACAACATGGCGACCGCCTCAAGACACAGTGTGCCTGGAGGCAGGAAAATATTTAGTGGCTCTTGACTATGCCTCTTGAATATGCCACTCTGAGTGCTCTAAGCATAGCCTACCCTTGTGGTTTCAAACCTTTCGCAAATTCCAACAGCATTATGAGGATACGAATGGTTTCAGTTGCAGACTTATACATTTGAAATTGCATTTGAATTAATCATACCCTAATCTAGCACATTAAATCCATTTGCAAATTTGGAATTCTGTTGGAACTGCCACTCATTATTCAGAATGTCACTCTCTTAGAGCATTGAGAATAATTAACTTTCAAATATAAGTGGTAGCAGCTGTAAAACCAAAGTTGTAGTATGAGTGCATAGATTATTGCATAGATTATGGCCCAAGATGCAATTCTTTAAcaatttttgcaaaactgttaCACAAGTTTCACAATTCTTGTGTCGTTCATGTGGAACATACCTTTTTCATGTACTGTTATGTTGACAGCATTACTGAGCTCTCCAGATGTAGACTGGCACCAGTACACACCACTGTCATATGTGTCTAGAGAGCTGATGTTGCACGTGGACTCGGCCCAATTGCCTGATCTTGAGTTAAAAGGACAGTCTGAAAGCTCTCCAGATGTGTACCGCCTCACTGTCCACTCAGCCAGGTTCCCAAGCCCCTTACAGCTCAGTGACAGAGACTGAGATTGAAGGAAGTCAGTTCTGTTGGGACTGACACTTAGCCAACTAGAGGGTGAAGGACCTGAAAACACATTTGAATCGATAATAAACTATATAATAGACTGCAACTATAAGTACCCTTACAACACAAATCCACATCAATACCACCCAAATCAACTTGGTGGTCAAACGACAACATTTTCACAATTACAAACACAGGACTAGTGCTATGGGAAGAAATGGATATGAACTCACCTGTGACCCAGACGAGCTGATGTGGACTATACTGTGAGTAGTAGGCTGGGtctcctctctgccctctgCAGACGTAAACACCTGAGTGTTCATGAGAAGCCGGGGTCAGGGGGTATGAGCCCCCAGCTCCCATGCTTGTGTCTGCAACGAGCTCCAGAGAGTAGAAAAACCTTGTGACGCTGTCAAATTCAACAGGAAACCCTTTCTTTGGTGAAACAACTTTATACCAGAGAAAACTCCAGCCTGTAGTGGAGCCTCTGACCTCACAGGTCAATGTCAAGGAAGATCCTTCAGTTCCCCAGTTGTTGGGGGTGACTTGAAGACGTGAAGTTGGTTGACCTGCAaaccaaaaaggaacattttttGGACACTtgagaaaatgttttttatccatagcaaataaaaacagtatGGAAAAAAGCTATAGGGTTAGCCCTACTGATCTTTTCATGAACCAAGTGACTTCCACAGCTGACAGAGGCCTAGTAAAATAAAAGCAACCATGACTTTATCCACATGACGCAAAACAACTTACCATGTACGGATATATTGACAGCATTGCTGTACTCCCCTGATTCAGACTGACACCAGTAAAGTCCACTATCTACAAATGTTAACATTAGATTGCATGGCCTCTCATCCCAAGTAACTGCTTCATGCTTGAAAGCACAATGTGACGCTTTGTTGTGGTTTGTGAACCGTCTCAAAGTCCAACCACTGGAATTGCCCTTCACTTCACAGGTCAGTGAGACAGACTCAAACTCTTCAAAGAATGGTGACGTGCGTGGATAGATGCTCAGAGAAGCTGGAGGAGAAGGATCTGAAATGTATCAGAGAAATTagtcaaattaattaatgtcatCACATCAATGTCATCACACCTGAAAATAAACCTAATGGTGTGTACAACCAATAGCAGAAATTTTATTGcaaattacatgattttgataTGGTTATCCACTGTACTAATCAAATCAAAGGTATAGGATATTGAAGTTTAACTGATTGATATGATGAAATTGTTTAACTGTTTAAATTTAGAAACAATGTTTATAAAAAGCTGATGGGTATCAGTTTTTGACATTAGAGAGGCTGAAAAGTTTGGTAACCACTGACATAAAGGCAAAATGACACGTACAATACAAATGTGCAAATATGTGCTACAAAAAGGGTATCTTACCTTTTACCCACAGATGCCTAAGGTTGCTGTAAGGGGTGTAAGAGAATGAATTTGGTCTCTGTGCTCGGCACACATAGAACCCTGTGTGTTCAGGACCCACAGTGCTGAGGGTGTAGGAGCCTCCAGCCTCTCTGTTGCTGTCTGAGAGGAGCTCAGTAGAGTTTTCTGATAATTTCAGCTCATGTGAATAGAAGTTGGTATCTTCTGAAGGGAGAACTTCCTCAATTGGAACAATGACTCTGTAAAAGTGGACTCTCCAGCCAGATGAGGATCCTGACGCATCACACTTCAGAATAACAGTATCTCCTTTAGCTGGCCAGGTTGGTGATACATCTAACGTTGGACTAGGATCTACAAGCATTACAGTACACAGTGATGTTGTCAAGTACAAATAAGAATGAATATACAGAGGATATCAACTTTAGGAGCATTTCATCACGTGTGTTGATACACAGCATGATGAATAAATTACTCCTCTGTGCTTTTGTGGTCATAACTTACTATGATTCACTGATATCTTGACAGCGTTACTATACTGTCCAGATTCAGACTGACACCAGTACACTCCACTGTCTGCCACATCAAGTGAGCTGATGTTACACGTGGACTGATCCCTAGTCACTGTGTTGTTGAAAGGACAtcctgagagagaggaagggtaaTAAAATGTGAATCGCCTCAGACTCCAGCCACTGGCATTGTCCTGCACCACACAGCTCAGTGAGAGGGACTCTGACTGAAAATACTGAGTTCTGTTGGAATTGATGGTCAGAGCAGCTTTAGGGGAAGGATCTGGAGGAGTAAGTGACAGGACAGGATTAAAGTCCACATGTTTCACTTATCAAAACATATTTACTCTACTAAAAATAAATTACAGCAATTCCAAAGCCTCCATTAACTGGGTCTTCCAACACCTACCTATAACCCAGAGAAGTTTAGGTGTACTATATTCTGTGTGATCAACaggttgctctctctctcctctgcacaCATAGACACCAGAGTGCTCAGGGCCAACTGAGTTGAGGGTGTAAGAGCCTCCATCTTCACTGCTGTCTGGGAGGAGCTCCAGGGAGTATTTAGAGCTGctctctttgtctgtaaaagtgGGCAGCTCTTCTCTGTAAAGAACAATTTTGTACCAGAGGATTCTCCACCTTGGGTCAGAGGTTGAGGTGTACTGGCCTAGACTGCAGTGCAAAGACACAGAATCTCCTGCAGTCAGCCAACCCTCTGGAGGGCCATATAAATATGCCAAAGGTTTCTCTGTTGAAAAGAACATTGAAATGCATGCAGTATGGTTCTAGGTCTCACGACACTATTTCTGATTCATGCTTTTTAATTACATAAACGTTGTGAACAAAATAACTTACTCTCTACTCTTATGCTCACAATATTGCTGAGTTCTCCTGATTCAGACTGGCACCAGTAGTCTCCATTATCTGAAGTATTCAGGGACACAATGTTATACACAGCTTTTTGTCCAGATGATTCCTTTTCCAGTGGGAAAGTCATTGAATCTTGAATCAGTGGGAATGCCATTGAACCTCTTCCCTTATTTAGATATTTTCTTAAAATCCAGCCAGTGACATTGGTTTGCACCTCACAGCAGAATGAGACTGGCTCATTTTCAAAGTAGTGTGTTCTGCTGGGTTGGATGCTCAGAAAGGCTTGTGGAGAAGAATCTAAtgcagaacacacacgcacacacacaaatttcatTAGGTACTAACATTGTCATTTTCCAATCTTGAGATGGCAACTCTATGAATAAAAGCAAGTAGGCTTAGTTAAGAAGTCTACGGCAGTTAAAAAataagagtgagaaagaaatacTAATTTACTTGGACAGAAAAGACaatgggcagctgtggcctactggttagcgcttcagacttataaccggaggtttgccggttcgaaccccaaccagtaggcagggctgaagtgcccttgagcaaggcacctaacccctcactgctccctgagcgccgctgttgttgcaggcagctcactgcgccgggattagtgtgtgtgctgagtgtgtttgactaattcatggattggataaatgcagagaccaaatttccttcacgggatcaaaagagtatatacttacttatacttatagaaAACAATACATCCAAGAGGAACCAATTATATATAAAAAGTCAACCCAACCAATGCAAAGTGGCAACATCTGAGGGTTATGGGATGATAATGTAATGATAAAGGTGTTACCTTTAATCCAGATCAACATAGGGGAGCTGTATGGTGTTACCTTTAATGCAGATCAACATAGGGGAGCTGTATGGTGTTACCTTTAATGCAGATCAACATAGGGGAGCTGTATGGTGTTACCTTTTAATCCAGATCAGCATAGGGGAGCTGTATGTGTAGTGGTGTTACCTTTAATCCAGATCAACATAGGGGAGCTGTATGTGTAGTGGTGTTACCTTTAATCCAGATCAACATAGGGGAGCTGTAGGTGTAGTATGCAggctctcccctctctgctcGGCACACGTAGAGGCCTGAGTGTTCAGGAGCAGCAGGGTTTAAAGTGAGTGTGCCCTCAGCGTGTGTGCTACTGCCTGGGAGGAGCTCCAGAGACTGCCTGGCCGCACCACTCCGGTGTGGAGCTTCTGGAAGCCCATCTCTGAACGGAACAACTCTGTACAGGAGAAACCTCCAGCCTACTAAGTAACTATCTACCACACAGCGCAAATTTACAGAATCTCCTTTTTCAAACTGGAAACGGTTGTCGTATATGGTGGGCCTGGTATCCGTGACAAATATGACGTATGCCTTTGCATCTGTCGGAAACAAATGAGAAAACAAATTATTCcttttagtcaagtcaagtcagttttatttttaaagcgcatttaaacatgcacagagtgcaacccaaagcgctccacaaacaagacacattacaagacaaaagatgccggatggagcggcgtagtcgccagcgtacccatgacatcaagacatgacaaatacattttaaaaataacaaatacaaaaaatgccgga
This window of the Alosa alosa isolate M-15738 ecotype Scorff River chromosome 7, AALO_Geno_1.1, whole genome shotgun sequence genome carries:
- the LOC125297030 gene encoding LOW QUALITY PROTEIN: Fc receptor-like protein 5 (The sequence of the model RefSeq protein was modified relative to this genomic sequence to represent the inferred CDS: deleted 1 base in 1 codon), whose amino-acid sequence is MRRTLVFLFWFYSLTVCGLSTGPWIVPKLTHDKQNESLSKGSSVTFTCAIGDPSPEWQFLWYRVVPFRDDLPADSHWSGRSTYSLELLSDSSRGAGGSYSLNLTGPEQRGVYVCRAKKEEPVYYTGYSNPLILWFSDPDSTGHLSVNPNRSALFMSESLSLSCAGNGTDWTLRRITDYMEISQCPFTRGASSWENGTCHIKAVSHYDGGIYWCQSESGELSKGHYIEVHHHDAKAYVIFVTDTRPTIYDNRFQFEKGDSVNLRCVVDSYLVGWRFLLYRVVPFRDGLPEAPHRSGAARQSLELLPGSSTHAEGTLTLNPAAPEHSGLYVCRAERGEPAYYTYSSPMLIWIKDSSPQAFLSIQPSRTHYFENEPVSFCCEVQTNVTGWILRKYLNKGRGSMAFPLIQDSMTFPLEKESSGQKAVYNIVSLNTSDNGDYWCQSESGELSNIVSIRVEKKPLAYLYGPPEGWLTAGDSVSLHCSLGQYTSTSDPRWRILWYKIVLYREELPTFTDKESSSKYSLELLPDSSEDGGSYTLNSVGPEHSGVYVCRGEREQPVDHTEYSTPKLLWVIDPSPKAALTINSNRTQYFQSESLSLSCVVQDNASGWSLRRFTFYYPSSLSGCPFNNTVTRDQSTCNISSLDVADSGVYWCQSESGQYSNAVKISVNHNPSPTLDVSPTWPAKGDTVILKCDASGSSSGWRVHFYRVIVPIEEVLPSEDTNFYSHELKLSENSTELLSDSNREAGGSYTLSTVGPEHTGFYVCRAQRPNSFSYTPYSNLRHLWVKDPSPPASLSIYPRTSPFFEEFESVSLTCEVKGNSSGWTLRRFTNHNKASHCAFKHEAVTWDERPCNLMLTFVDSGLYWCQSESGEYSNAVNISVHGQPTSRLQVTPNNWGTEGSSLTLTCEVRGSTTGWSFLWYKVVSPKKGFPVEFDSVTRFFYSLELVADTSMGAGGSYPLTPASHEHSGVYVCRGQRGDPAYYSQYSPHQLVWVTGPSPSSWLSVSPNRTDFLQSQSLSLSCKGLGNLAEWTVRRYTSGELSDCPFNSRSGNWAESTCNISSLDTYDSGVYWCQSTSGELSNAVNITVHEKEDFKSRLEVSPNHWVTEGSVVTLSCSVGAPFPGVRFHWYKAVPVSEGLPLVSNRGRFREAKYSVELLSDSSRGAGGSYTLSSSAPEHSGLYVCRAEIEELAAYAEYSHPGLLTVTGPSPSVWLDVIPSRSQHFVSEPLTLACKAQDAATVWSVRRFTLSKELSDCPFDKKSQMLDPSTCNISSLTLSASGVYWCQSESGKRSNAVNITVHSGNVILESPVHPLKEGEKLTLRCLAEKSVKSNLSATFYKDGLHVANQTSGTIMLPNISKKDEGSYVCEIEEKIRSPGSWVSVRVAPGNSHKDNMRLKTK